Proteins from one Arsenophonus apicola genomic window:
- a CDS encoding TonB-dependent receptor domain-containing protein: MDLKQKTALKSINYIKHSLYGVPCIIGLIISQQYWSKSDDKTIIIYADKAMQNISTTAKTYTVIDTNQPKYQYATDALVLLKKTPGISLSGIGSTNGQTLNMRGYERAGVLITIDGIRQDIDAGTITGTFLDPMLVKKIITIHGSNSLQHGSGALGGTIALKTVNAQDLLAPEQSHGAILTLSRSHNDQGYQYGSLLFGKTHQVDELIAFSRRAKGSFHLSDGSVPYNKEDIYSLLGKANWMITPSYTISAQLRYYKNDGIQLKNPEIVEPSKYKNSHYDRNTSQHDIQLTQKIYPLQAENWLIDWDLYYSKVIIEQKPISECDEEKRSLISKGSKITNYFIWDHDQLAAHHFNIGSEFNQQQQEANEQADFFPPATLRNIAVWLEDEIRLNTLPITFSIGTRYSNYRNDSDKYGSNQNSQWTSRGAVSFTLTNWLELFSSYAEGYRTPSLNEIYNDSKHFARDYFKPNPNLQPERNQTNEYGISLQFDNKLLTNDRLQWRTALFDTKATNYIKTEVYGPIPPLGKTISINTPSVVIHGIDSSLNYTTPWFNAVLAYNHTHAKDTITGMSISSIRPESLTASLDVPLANSGFFLGWVGQFAAKTNRSGDRKTGKDKYSQPIMQQAGYGVNDFYIRYQGDGKLSGIDTTLSLTNAFNKSYSSSLGVPQESRNIHFKINYRW, translated from the coding sequence ATGGATCTCAAGCAAAAAACTGCCTTAAAATCAATTAATTATATTAAGCATTCACTATATGGTGTACCTTGTATCATTGGACTGATCATTTCGCAACAATACTGGTCAAAATCAGACGACAAAACCATTATCATATATGCGGATAAAGCTATGCAAAATATCTCTACTACCGCTAAAACATATACTGTCATTGATACTAATCAGCCAAAATATCAATATGCAACTGATGCATTAGTTTTATTAAAAAAAACACCAGGAATAAGTCTTTCAGGCATTGGTAGTACAAATGGGCAAACTTTAAATATGCGGGGCTATGAAAGAGCTGGGGTTCTCATCACCATTGATGGTATTCGGCAAGATATTGATGCCGGCACAATCACGGGCACATTTCTTGACCCAATGTTGGTAAAAAAAATCATTACCATACATGGTAGCAATAGTTTACAGCATGGTAGTGGGGCATTGGGTGGGACGATTGCCTTAAAAACGGTTAATGCACAAGATTTGCTGGCACCAGAACAATCTCATGGTGCTATTTTGACATTAAGCCGTAGCCATAACGATCAGGGATATCAATATGGTAGTTTACTTTTTGGTAAAACTCACCAAGTTGATGAATTAATAGCATTTAGTAGACGAGCTAAAGGCTCCTTTCATTTAAGTGATGGCTCAGTTCCCTATAATAAGGAGGATATTTACAGTTTACTTGGTAAAGCAAACTGGATGATTACGCCGTCATATACAATTTCAGCTCAATTACGTTATTATAAAAATGATGGAATACAGCTTAAAAACCCAGAAATTGTCGAACCCAGCAAGTACAAAAATAGCCATTACGATCGTAATACTAGCCAACATGATATTCAATTAACACAGAAAATTTATCCACTTCAAGCAGAAAATTGGCTTATAGATTGGGATCTTTACTACAGTAAGGTGATAATCGAACAAAAACCCATTAGTGAGTGTGATGAGGAAAAACGCTCGCTAATTAGCAAAGGGAGCAAGATAACTAACTATTTTATCTGGGATCATGATCAGTTAGCGGCTCACCATTTCAACATTGGTAGCGAATTTAATCAACAACAGCAAGAGGCTAATGAACAAGCGGATTTCTTTCCACCAGCAACATTACGTAATATTGCAGTCTGGTTAGAGGACGAAATCCGATTAAACACCTTGCCTATCACATTTTCTATTGGCACCCGTTACTCTAACTATAGAAATGATAGTGATAAATACGGTAGCAATCAGAATTCTCAATGGACATCGCGTGGCGCAGTTAGCTTTACTCTAACAAACTGGCTGGAACTTTTCAGCTCTTATGCTGAAGGCTACAGAACACCTAGCTTAAATGAAATTTATAATGATTCCAAACACTTCGCGCGGGATTATTTCAAACCAAACCCGAATTTGCAACCTGAACGCAATCAGACAAATGAATATGGAATAAGCTTACAGTTTGATAATAAGTTACTAACTAATGACCGCTTACAATGGCGAACAGCCCTTTTTGATACTAAAGCAACTAACTACATCAAGACTGAAGTCTATGGCCCTATTCCACCGTTAGGGAAAACAATAAGCATTAATACACCCTCTGTGGTCATTCATGGTATCGACAGTAGTCTTAACTATACCACGCCTTGGTTTAATGCTGTGCTAGCTTACAATCACACTCATGCTAAAGACACCATAACAGGCATGAGCATTTCATCAATTCGACCAGAAAGTTTAACCGCTTCATTGGATGTACCGCTGGCTAATAGCGGTTTTTTCTTAGGTTGGGTTGGCCAATTTGCCGCCAAAACCAATCGTTCTGGCGATCGCAAAACCGGTAAAGATAAATATTCGCAACCTATTATGCAACAAGCGGGGTATGGTGTTAATGATTTTTATATCCGTTATCAAGGTGATGGTAAGTTATCAGGCATAGATACCACCCTATCATTAACCAATGCATTTAATAA
- the hemP gene encoding hemin uptake protein HemP, producing MNKISQSNLLNSDVKQISTPVINTINSQHLLNQKGIANIYHQGEIYQLRQTRTGKLILTK from the coding sequence ATGAATAAAATCAGCCAAAGTAATCTGCTTAATTCAGATGTTAAGCAAATATCAACTCCGGTAATTAATACCATTAATAGCCAACATTTATTAAATCAAAAAGGAATTGCGAATATCTACCATCAAGGCGAAATTTATCAATTACGCCAGACTAGAACAGGTAAATTGATATTAACTAAATAG